From the genome of Geminicoccaceae bacterium:
GTCGCCGGCGATCAGGGAAGCGAGTCGTGCCAGTTCTCCGGCGCTGGCAAGGCGCCAGCACTGCTCCTCGCGACTCCAGCGGCCGCCCGCCTGCTTGATAAACTCCTTCACGCGGAACGTTTCGCCGGCGATGGCGAACGGGCGTTCATGTCCGGTTTGTTCATTGAGGGTGAGACCACGAGAGGCGAATGCCGTGCGCAGGGTCTCGTCTACCATGGTGGGTGGTGTCTCCCGTCGGGCGAAAGGGTGAAGGCTTCGACGCCATCCTCGGTGATGGCGATGGTATGTTCGAACTGCGCGGAAAGGCTGCCGTCGGTGGTGATCACGGTCCAGCCGTCTTCGAGCAGCGTCGTCTCGCCCGAGCCGAGGTTGATCATCGGCTCGACGGTGAGGAACATCCCCGCTTCGAGTTTCAGGCCCTTTCCGGGCAAACCGACGTGAAGCACCTGCGGCGGGGTGTGGAATTCCTGTCCGATGCCGTGACCGCAATAATTGCGGACCACGCTCATGCCCTGGCTTTCGGTGTAGGACTGGATGGCGTGGCCGATATCGCCCAGATGACCGCCGGGCCGGGCCGCACGGATGCCGCGCCACATCGCCTCGAAGGTTACCCGGCACAGCCTGCGGGCCTGCGGGGACGGCGTCCCGACAAAATACATGCGGCTGCTGTCACCGTGCCAGCCATCATGGATCACGGTGACGTCGATGTTGAGAATGTCCCCGCTCACCAGCTTGCGGCTGTCGGGAATGCCGTGACAGACCACTTCATTGAGAGAAATGCAGGTGGCTTTGGGGTAGCCGCGATAGTTGAGCGGTGCCGGCGTCGCGTCCATCGAGCGCATGAGTTCATGGCAGAGGTCGTCGAGTTCGGCGGTGGTGATACCGGCTGCCACATGGGCCTCGATACCATCGAGGACTGCCGCGCAGATCATGCCTG
Proteins encoded in this window:
- the map gene encoding type I methionyl aminopeptidase — protein: MLSRLKQRKAVPSVPVHGPKAFAGMRRAGMICAAVLDGIEAHVAAGITTAELDDLCHELMRSMDATPAPLNYRGYPKATCISLNEVVCHGIPDSRKLVSGDILNIDVTVIHDGWHGDSSRMYFVGTPSPQARRLCRVTFEAMWRGIRAARPGGHLGDIGHAIQSYTESQGMSVVRNYCGHGIGQEFHTPPQVLHVGLPGKGLKLEAGMFLTVEPMINLGSGETTLLEDGWTVITTDGSLSAQFEHTIAITEDGVEAFTLSPDGRHHPPW